A stretch of Candidatus Methanomethylophilaceae archaeon DNA encodes these proteins:
- a CDS encoding helix-turn-helix transcriptional regulator, with protein sequence MISGIKEFYAALQSGELDSDVPLQDTEKIRREYGKELAIKLRWQHGMQVKDFAELFGVSRNTIGNWVNDSRPKPGDT encoded by the coding sequence ATGATCTCCGGGATAAAGGAGTTCTATGCTGCACTTCAATCGGGTGAGCTGGATTCCGATGTACCGTTGCAGGATACGGAGAAGATCCGCAGGGAGTACGGGAAGGAGCTGGCAATCAAACTGCGTTGGCAGCACGGCATGCAGGTGAAAGATTTCGCAGAATTGTTTGGAGTTTCAAGGAACACCATCGGCAATTGGGTGAACGACAGCAGGCCCAAACCCGGCGACACCTGA
- a CDS encoding manganese efflux pump, with protein sequence MDFVPVFLIAVGLAMDAFAVSLCKGFALRKVVFRDMMVAGLWFGSFQAAMPVIGFYLGSSFYDLISAFDHWVAFLMLLIIGANMIREALFSDEKEGSDPDTSPKAMLPLAIATSIDALAVGISLSMEETSVFGPAVVIGIVTLAISAAGVKLGSLFGDRYGSGAEAIGGTILILIGLKILLDGLGII encoded by the coding sequence ATGGATTTCGTCCCGGTCTTCCTGATAGCGGTCGGCCTTGCGATGGACGCTTTCGCGGTGTCTCTTTGCAAAGGTTTCGCCCTTAGGAAGGTCGTCTTCCGCGATATGATGGTGGCCGGGCTATGGTTCGGATCTTTCCAAGCCGCGATGCCCGTCATAGGGTTCTATCTCGGATCATCTTTTTACGATCTGATATCGGCTTTCGACCATTGGGTGGCGTTCCTTATGCTGCTGATAATCGGGGCGAACATGATACGCGAAGCTCTTTTCAGCGATGAGAAGGAAGGCAGCGACCCGGACACAAGCCCCAAAGCCATGCTGCCTTTGGCCATTGCCACAAGCATAGATGCGCTCGCTGTAGGCATTTCCCTGTCCATGGAGGAGACCAGCGTATTCGGCCCGGCGGTTGTCATAGGTATTGTCACCCTGGCCATATCTGCCGCCGGAGTGAAGCTGGGGAGCCTGTTCGGCGACAGATATGGCAGCGGGGCTGAAGCCATCGGAGGGACGATTCTCATCCTGATAGGTCTTAAAATCCTCCTGGACGGCCTTGGGATCATTTGA
- a CDS encoding site-specific integrase, translating to MYYIDGDNRTEIDATSHTLRRFYCTNLADAGTEPDTLRRMMRHSHIDTTVNHYLKADPRKMKSATTAVDDALDL from the coding sequence GTGTACTACATCGACGGTGACAACAGGACGGAGATCGATGCGACCAGCCACACACTGCGGAGATTCTACTGCACCAATCTCGCCGATGCGGGAACGGAGCCCGATACACTGCGGAGGATGATGCGGCACTCCCACATCGACACGACCGTCAACCATTACCTCAAAGCTGATCCGAGGAAAATGAAGAGTGCCACAACCGCCGTCGACGACGCCCTCGACCTGTGA
- a CDS encoding cysteine hydrolase, producing the protein MDDSDLADPSNRFRERKVALVLIDLQNKFAKSSEEMERALAKRMGLINEVSAEFRKSGNPVIAVFYDGEAYCSAGIENPDDPVEGLVLSESDIVVHKTHANSFRDSGLEEAVKGAGCSGVVLAGLISHCCVLSTYFAAYDHDLVPYILRGGTAAAEEDKISGVESLVKTVDLDDIRSNVNFRASQGRSRQFVCRGNRGRLL; encoded by the coding sequence ATGGATGACTCTGATCTCGCAGATCCGTCGAACAGGTTCCGGGAAAGGAAGGTCGCATTGGTTCTGATTGATCTCCAGAACAAATTCGCCAAGTCTTCGGAAGAGATGGAAAGGGCGCTTGCGAAAAGGATGGGACTAATCAACGAGGTCTCGGCCGAATTCAGAAAATCCGGGAATCCCGTCATAGCCGTGTTCTATGACGGCGAGGCGTATTGCAGCGCAGGGATAGAGAATCCAGACGATCCGGTGGAGGGTTTGGTCCTCAGCGAATCGGATATCGTAGTCCATAAGACGCACGCGAATTCCTTCAGGGATTCCGGTTTGGAGGAGGCGGTGAAGGGAGCTGGATGCTCCGGAGTGGTCCTCGCCGGTCTGATCTCCCATTGCTGCGTTCTATCGACATATTTCGCCGCTTACGACCACGATCTGGTGCCGTACATCCTGAGGGGAGGGACGGCGGCCGCGGAGGAGGATAAGATCTCCGGCGTGGAGAGCCTAGTCAAGACCGTGGATTTGGATGACATAAGATCGAACGTCAATTTCCGCGCTTCACAGGGGCGATCCAGACAATTCGTTTGTCGAGGAAATCGAGGTCGCCTTCTCTGA
- a CDS encoding DUF1848 domain-containing protein, with the protein MIICASRRTDIPAFHSEWIMNRLRAGSVLVRNPVSRNVVYRIGLTKDDVDCIVFMTKNPAPMIPYMKEIGSLGLTSLFQVTLTPYGKDLEPGVPFKADINDACVSLSERLGRDRMAWRYDPVIFGPGKDIAYHRRKFGMLCREASQWTDRCIFSFVDIYGKLLSLTESGVLRSVSRQEEDAFIRMAVRTAEEYGISLTSCCLRRDLSEYGIYPRGCLDRETLVSLGIPYDTAQSTVRERCRCVKSIDIGEYGTCAHGCVYCYAGRSGRDPGGTRLCCSDTEMLWGALTPRDTVIELKGRKSYRLEDYVRHS; encoded by the coding sequence ATGATCATCTGTGCCAGCCGCCGCACGGACATCCCTGCGTTCCATTCGGAGTGGATTATGAACCGCCTGCGCGCCGGCAGTGTTCTCGTTCGCAATCCTGTGTCGAGGAATGTCGTGTACCGCATCGGACTCACCAAGGATGATGTCGATTGCATAGTGTTCATGACCAAGAATCCCGCCCCCATGATACCATATATGAAGGAGATTGGCTCCCTGGGGCTCACATCCCTGTTTCAGGTGACTCTGACACCTTACGGCAAGGATTTGGAGCCCGGTGTCCCGTTCAAAGCCGATATCAACGACGCCTGTGTCAGCTTGTCGGAACGCTTAGGGAGGGACAGGATGGCATGGAGGTACGACCCTGTGATTTTCGGCCCCGGGAAGGACATCGCATATCACAGGAGAAAATTCGGGATGCTCTGCAGGGAAGCGTCCCAATGGACCGACCGCTGCATCTTCAGTTTCGTGGATATCTACGGGAAGCTTCTGTCTCTGACCGAGTCCGGCGTTCTGCGCTCGGTCTCGAGACAAGAAGAGGATGCGTTCATAAGGATGGCCGTCCGCACCGCCGAGGAATACGGCATATCTCTGACGTCGTGCTGTTTGCGCAGGGACCTTTCGGAATACGGCATATATCCCCGCGGATGTCTTGACAGGGAGACGTTAGTCTCTTTGGGGATACCGTACGATACCGCCCAATCCACTGTCAGGGAGCGGTGCAGATGCGTAAAAAGCATCGACATCGGGGAATACGGGACCTGCGCCCACGGCTGCGTCTATTGTTATGCGGGAAGGTCTGGCCGGGATCCCGGAGGCACAAGGCTGTGCTGCTCCGATACCGAGATGCTTTGGGGCGCCCTCACGCCCAGGGATACGGTCATAGAGCTGAAGGGGCGTAAATCCTATCGTCTTGAGGATTACGTCCGCCACAGTTAA
- a CDS encoding zinc-binding dehydrogenase, with amino-acid sequence MMKAVKIDGITKAEDVVLTDVPVPEVGSGWVLVRICAFGMNHSEKILRLEEIDEDYIAKPVIPGIECVGEIADASDTSFSVGDRVIAMMGGMGRSFDGSYAEYAVLPAHHVFKIDSDLPWDELAAVPETYLTAWGSLFECLRLKRNETLLIRGATCALGYAAIDIAKAMGCKVIATTHRESKIPLLGRADTAILDDGDLEDKVLADKALDLVGPKSLLDTLRCVRKGGIVCDTGILGGIYSLNGFDPIKDIPNGVYLTGYFSNYPTQGTVDSIFAFIKEHGLRPKYAECYRFSEIRDACMALDDGKANGKIVVIL; translated from the coding sequence ATGATGAAAGCAGTTAAGATAGATGGGATCACCAAGGCGGAAGATGTGGTGCTGACCGACGTACCGGTTCCAGAGGTCGGTTCCGGATGGGTGTTGGTCAGAATATGCGCCTTCGGGATGAATCATTCCGAGAAGATTCTCCGTCTTGAGGAAATCGATGAGGACTATATCGCCAAGCCCGTGATTCCAGGCATCGAATGTGTCGGCGAGATCGCCGATGCATCCGATACGTCCTTCTCCGTAGGGGATAGGGTGATAGCTATGATGGGTGGGATGGGGAGGAGTTTCGACGGCAGTTATGCCGAATACGCCGTTCTTCCCGCTCATCATGTCTTCAAGATAGATTCGGATCTCCCTTGGGACGAGCTCGCGGCCGTACCCGAAACCTATCTGACCGCATGGGGGTCGCTGTTCGAATGCCTCCGCCTGAAAAGGAATGAGACTCTGCTCATCCGCGGTGCAACGTGTGCACTGGGATATGCAGCAATCGATATCGCCAAAGCGATGGGCTGCAAGGTCATAGCCACCACCCACAGAGAAAGCAAGATCCCTCTTCTCGGAAGAGCCGATACCGCAATCCTCGACGATGGTGATCTGGAAGATAAGGTATTAGCAGACAAGGCACTGGATCTCGTTGGTCCGAAGAGTCTGCTGGATACCCTTCGCTGTGTGAGGAAGGGCGGCATAGTATGCGACACCGGCATACTCGGAGGGATCTATTCTCTGAACGGTTTCGACCCCATCAAGGACATACCGAACGGCGTTTACCTTACCGGCTACTTCAGCAATTACCCTACGCAGGGAACGGTGGATTCGATTTTCGCTTTCATCAAAGAACACGGACTCCGTCCGAAGTATGCCGAATGTTATCGTTTCTCAGAGATAAGAGATGCATGCATGGCATTGGATGACGGAAAAGCGAACGGGAAAATTGTCGTAATTCTCTGA
- a CDS encoding DUF3800 domain-containing protein, translated as MTGLIAIDESGDLGSHGTRYFAIAAIVMLRPRNLKKAADLLPKDSERKWHNSLPQVREEVLSAMSDLRFNAVYTVVDKNNPSNHHPVYGNKLYEKVLREVVSDAMDVLQCCDTNILLDGCRFISVDRLREICAEEAKKHGINLKNADKAKSDQNKCIQLADFIAGASRARFEYGDTSIEIIRDKISIARRR; from the coding sequence ATGACGGGGCTTATCGCTATCGACGAATCGGGGGATCTGGGTTCCCACGGGACCAGGTATTTCGCAATAGCGGCCATCGTTATGCTCAGGCCCCGTAATCTGAAAAAGGCTGCGGATCTCCTTCCAAAGGATTCCGAACGCAAATGGCACAATTCCCTTCCCCAGGTAAGGGAGGAAGTCCTTTCGGCCATGTCGGATCTAAGATTCAATGCGGTCTACACCGTAGTCGACAAGAACAATCCCTCGAACCATCACCCGGTATACGGGAACAAGCTATATGAGAAAGTCCTCAGAGAGGTTGTCTCCGATGCGATGGATGTTCTTCAATGCTGTGATACAAACATCCTTTTGGATGGGTGCAGGTTCATATCGGTAGACAGATTGAGGGAGATATGCGCGGAAGAAGCCAAAAAACATGGCATTAATTTGAAGAATGCAGATAAAGCCAAATCCGATCAGAACAAGTGCATCCAATTGGCGGATTTCATCGCCGGGGCATCCAGAGCACGTTTCGAATACGGGGACACGTCAATCGAGATAATCCGCGATAAAATATCCATTGCCCGCAGGCGCTAA
- a CDS encoding TetR/AcrR family transcriptional regulator yields the protein MGRYEKASGKTERAIQEAYWELYEKGDAGRITIDEVCASAGVHRSTFYYHFRSVDAILESIKERQIRLLKELFDNTGGKDVDFQKFIPAFQELFAENERYLIPLVIEYGDREFSFRYRSYLEDMMFEHLKITFQQHDDRTAGVLEIVISGMVNMFLISLATHTVSLEDSNLLSHGMINVGLRSVLRDNFGIHIGFTTMASLFR from the coding sequence ATGGGAAGATACGAGAAAGCCAGCGGAAAGACCGAACGCGCGATCCAAGAGGCATATTGGGAGCTGTACGAGAAAGGCGATGCGGGGAGGATAACCATCGACGAGGTGTGTGCATCCGCAGGTGTGCATAGATCCACCTTCTATTATCATTTCAGGAGCGTGGATGCAATCCTCGAATCCATCAAGGAAAGACAGATCCGTCTCCTGAAAGAACTGTTCGATAATACGGGAGGGAAGGATGTGGATTTCCAGAAGTTCATTCCCGCATTCCAGGAACTCTTCGCAGAGAATGAACGCTATCTAATTCCTCTCGTAATCGAATACGGCGACAGGGAATTCTCGTTCAGATACAGATCGTATCTGGAGGATATGATGTTCGAGCATCTGAAGATCACATTTCAGCAGCACGACGACCGGACCGCAGGCGTACTGGAGATCGTGATATCCGGAATGGTCAATATGTTCCTGATATCACTGGCGACCCACACGGTCTCCCTTGAGGATTCCAATCTCCTTTCCCACGGAATGATAAACGTGGGATTGAGATCCGTACTCCGCGACAATTTCGGAATACATATAGGATTCACGACAATGGCATCGTTGTTTCGATGA
- the acgM gene encoding radical SAM/SPASM domain protein, ACGX system yields the protein MTYFAFQWHITEACDQRCKHCYIYALGSHAKFREMSFSDMETVLQNIRAFCRKAGREPYLYITGGDPILHPRFWDLLELLKKDNMRIAILGNPFHLTPEVCRRMRELGVVKYQLSLDGLKDTHDRIRQPGSYDATMSAIPMLRDAGIDVAIMSTVSKWNVSEIPSLVDEAVRNKADIFAFARYCPSLADRDTTCSPTEYRDMMDRCWKKYQQYKDSGTTFNLKDHLWTLYRHEIGDFDPKDYPDDEYVYDGCNCGNSHLTILSDGSVYACRRMESKVGNALEDDLYDLFTGPKMDMYRVYENFEKCSKCELLRFCRGCPAVAKGYHGDMYAPDPQCWKVISIDDESS from the coding sequence ATGACCTATTTCGCATTCCAGTGGCACATAACGGAAGCGTGCGATCAGAGATGCAAGCATTGCTACATCTACGCCCTCGGCAGCCATGCAAAGTTCAGAGAGATGTCTTTCAGTGATATGGAGACTGTACTTCAGAACATCAGGGCCTTCTGCAGGAAGGCAGGACGCGAACCGTACCTGTACATAACGGGCGGGGACCCCATCCTCCATCCGCGTTTCTGGGATCTTCTGGAACTGTTGAAAAAGGACAATATGCGTATCGCCATCCTCGGCAATCCATTCCATCTGACCCCCGAAGTGTGCAGACGCATGAGGGAACTCGGGGTCGTGAAATACCAGCTTTCCCTCGACGGTCTTAAGGATACTCACGACAGGATAAGACAACCCGGTTCCTACGATGCGACGATGTCCGCCATACCGATGCTCCGCGATGCCGGGATTGACGTGGCCATAATGTCCACCGTATCCAAGTGGAACGTTTCCGAGATTCCTTCGCTTGTGGACGAGGCGGTGAGGAACAAGGCCGACATATTCGCTTTCGCCCGCTACTGTCCCTCCCTCGCCGACAGGGATACCACGTGTTCCCCGACGGAATACAGGGATATGATGGACAGGTGCTGGAAGAAATATCAGCAATACAAGGATTCGGGGACGACCTTCAATCTCAAGGACCATCTGTGGACGCTCTACCGTCACGAGATAGGGGATTTCGATCCGAAGGATTACCCTGACGACGAATACGTCTATGACGGGTGCAACTGCGGGAATTCCCATCTGACCATCCTTTCCGACGGTTCCGTCTATGCATGCAGGAGGATGGAGAGCAAGGTCGGGAATGCACTTGAAGACGACCTGTACGATCTGTTCACCGGACCGAAGATGGATATGTACAGGGTTTACGAGAACTTCGAAAAATGTTCGAAATGCGAACTCCTTCGTTTCTGCCGCGGATGCCCGGCGGTGGCGAAAGGATACCACGGGGACATGTATGCTCCCGACCCCCAGTGCTGGAAGGTGATTAGCATTGATGATGAAAGCAGTTAA
- a CDS encoding site-specific integrase: MRNRKTAEGDVFISTLNEKNRTVSDEKLPEFSRMWAGDTDTTTSPSSSSNSPTSRSDGRGKLVEKEVPRSVRNAIEEYLPVRDKIIAEFGDRGKGSLIAIPYRAHSPDASVRFVEQCMRNLVDKTSIKATCHTLRRFYCTNLFDAGAEQDIVRRMMCHSHLDTTLNHYLYADPRKIKGATTAVDDALDL; the protein is encoded by the coding sequence ATGAGGAATAGAAAAACCGCCGAAGGTGACGTTTTTATCTCCACCCTCAATGAGAAGAACCGCACCGTGTCGGACGAGAAACTTCCAGAATTTTCGCGGATGTGGGCAGGAGATACGGATACGACGACGTCGCCGTCGAGTTCGTCGAACTCACCGACTTCAAGGTCAGATGGCAGAGGAAAGCTCGTGGAGAAAGAGGTCCCTCGTTCGGTCAGGAACGCGATCGAGGAGTACCTTCCCGTGAGGGACAAGATTATCGCCGAATTCGGGGACAGGGGAAAGGGATCGCTGATAGCCATCCCCTACCGTGCCCACAGCCCCGATGCGTCGGTGAGATTCGTGGAGCAGTGCATGAGGAACCTCGTGGACAAGACCAGCATCAAAGCCACCTGCCACACGCTGAGAAGGTTCTACTGCACCAACCTGTTCGACGCGGGGGCGGAGCAGGACATCGTCCGCAGGATGATGTGTCACTCGCACCTTGACACAACTCTGAATCACTACCTCTACGCGGACCCGAGGAAGATAAAGGGAGCCACCACGGCGGTCGACGACGCGCTCGACCTGTGA